In Calidithermus timidus DSM 17022, the following are encoded in one genomic region:
- a CDS encoding FadR/GntR family transcriptional regulator encodes MRNYIKEHIIAHNLQPGSPLPPESQLVEELGVSRSSVREAVKALQSLGLIEVRRGEGLYVRATNFDAITEILSFNLRLNPNMLAEVLHLRIWLESAVISEAIPRLSPADIDELENIIHQWKEYADAGKPAEELDERFHLILYRSLGNTTLDKILEVFWIALRGYGEQVKSMTREEIRSQYENHRGILEAVKAGDAVLARQRLLDHFAGSKILHASH; translated from the coding sequence GTGCGCAATTACATCAAGGAGCACATCATCGCCCACAACCTCCAGCCGGGAAGCCCCTTACCCCCTGAGTCCCAGCTCGTAGAAGAGTTGGGGGTCAGCCGCAGCTCGGTGCGGGAAGCTGTCAAGGCCCTTCAGTCCCTCGGGTTGATCGAGGTTCGGCGGGGCGAGGGGCTCTACGTGCGTGCGACTAACTTTGACGCCATCACCGAGATACTCAGTTTCAATTTGCGGCTAAACCCGAACATGCTGGCTGAGGTCCTGCACTTGCGGATCTGGTTGGAATCTGCAGTCATCAGTGAAGCGATCCCCCGCCTGAGCCCAGCTGACATAGATGAGTTAGAGAACATCATCCACCAGTGGAAAGAGTATGCCGATGCGGGAAAACCCGCCGAGGAACTGGATGAACGGTTTCACCTCATCCTCTACCGCAGCCTGGGCAACACCACCTTAGACAAGATCCTCGAGGTCTTCTGGATTGCGCTGCGCGGTTATGGTGAACAGGTCAAGAGCATGACCCGCGAGGAGATACGCTCGCAGTACGAAAACCACAGGGGGATTCTAGAGGCCGTCAAGGCTGGAGATGCAGTCCTAGCACGGCAGCGCCTCCTCGATCACTTTGCCGGTTCTAAGATTTTGCACGCCAGCCACTAG
- a CDS encoding FadR/GntR family transcriptional regulator encodes MFKRQPVYLRAQDAIKSYIEQHRLEPGAPLPSEAMLAQELGTSRASLREGIKSLEALGIVEVRRGEGLFVKAFSFDSIFNNLPYSFAVDGRSLRELTQVRSALEEGLMWMVAECVDEGTIQRLEKIVHEMGVRANQGESFEAHDRTFHRELYAPLGNPFVVRLVDLFWEIFHRLHGEETLKKKALLRSVMEHRAIVETLKQRDGWAAAVAMRQHFADIRKRVS; translated from the coding sequence GTGTTCAAGCGTCAGCCGGTTTACTTGCGCGCACAGGATGCGATCAAAAGCTATATTGAGCAGCATCGGCTGGAGCCGGGCGCTCCGTTGCCTTCGGAGGCTATGCTGGCTCAGGAACTGGGTACGAGCCGGGCCAGTCTGCGGGAGGGGATCAAGAGCCTCGAGGCCTTGGGCATTGTCGAAGTTCGCCGCGGTGAGGGACTGTTCGTCAAGGCGTTTTCTTTTGACTCGATCTTCAACAACCTCCCATATAGCTTTGCGGTGGATGGACGCTCGTTGCGCGAACTGACCCAGGTGCGCAGTGCCCTCGAGGAGGGCCTGATGTGGATGGTGGCTGAATGCGTCGATGAGGGCACCATCCAGCGACTGGAAAAGATCGTTCATGAAATGGGAGTCCGAGCCAACCAGGGGGAGTCGTTTGAAGCACACGACCGGACCTTTCACCGTGAGTTGTACGCCCCGCTGGGCAATCCCTTCGTCGTTCGATTAGTAGATCTGTTCTGGGAGATCTTCCACCGCCTGCACGGGGAGGAAACTCTGAAGAAAAAGGCCCTGCTTCGCTCAGTCATGGAGCACCGGGCCATCGTGGAAACCCTCAAGCAGCGCGATGGCTGGGCAGCCGCCGTGGCCATGCGCCAGCACTTTGCGGACATCCGTAAACGGGTGAGCTGA
- a CDS encoding ABC transporter substrate-binding protein: MRRSRMVAWFLGLLSLFSLGLTQAGQKVLVGAFDVGPGGAPGLFNPLTNTAGFTWLNKYFSTLVLYDVNFQFLQGDLAKSWTVSPDGLKYTFKLRDGVTWHDGKPFTSKDVKFTLGTIRHPDVASFFSAKLEMIKGIETPDATTVVLNLSRPNAALLDALTQVMILPEHHLASIAPKDLRTSSWWSTNPVGTGPFKWSKYVPDQYVELVAFDNYWRGRPRLDKLVNRYFKEAGSAVLALRSGDIQFTYVSLDEAKGLRNDSNVRIIEGPSQVLNYIGFNNKDSRFKDVRVRQAFMYAIDRNTIVQQLFAGGADVVPCIYNNSRFIPGNGLVDYTYNPAKARQLLAEAGWDRIKGEPIEFLYYYQDQLSADVMVTLQQMLAQVGIEVRPRRVDVPTYNQITSTENFALVYAGAGNGPDPDALIVNFDSGSVPPKGNNRMRISNPEIDKLFVQGQAISSASARAKVYQELCRITNQTLPWAPLWVTKRFGAVSRNVVGFVWTPAPGGGRYYDAAEKWDVLPKR; encoded by the coding sequence ATGAGAAGAAGCCGGATGGTCGCTTGGTTTCTGGGGCTGCTGTCGTTGTTCTCCCTGGGCTTGACCCAGGCGGGGCAGAAGGTTCTGGTGGGGGCTTTTGACGTGGGGCCGGGTGGTGCGCCAGGTCTTTTCAACCCCCTCACCAACACTGCGGGCTTCACCTGGCTCAACAAGTACTTCTCCACCCTTGTGCTCTACGACGTGAACTTTCAGTTCCTCCAGGGCGACTTGGCCAAGTCCTGGACGGTCTCACCCGATGGGCTGAAATACACTTTCAAGCTGCGCGATGGGGTGACTTGGCACGACGGCAAGCCCTTTACATCCAAGGATGTCAAATTCACCTTGGGTACCATCCGCCATCCCGATGTGGCCAGCTTCTTTTCGGCCAAGCTCGAGATGATCAAGGGCATCGAAACCCCCGATGCTACGACCGTGGTGCTCAACCTGAGCCGCCCCAACGCAGCTTTGCTCGACGCCCTGACCCAGGTGATGATTCTGCCCGAGCATCACCTGGCCAGCATCGCCCCTAAAGACCTGCGCACCAGCTCCTGGTGGAGTACCAACCCCGTGGGCACCGGCCCCTTCAAGTGGAGCAAATACGTACCCGACCAATATGTCGAACTGGTGGCTTTTGACAACTACTGGCGCGGACGCCCCAGGCTGGACAAGCTGGTCAACCGCTACTTCAAGGAGGCCGGGAGCGCGGTGCTGGCCCTGCGCTCGGGGGACATCCAGTTCACCTACGTGAGCCTGGACGAGGCCAAGGGTCTTAGAAACGACAGCAACGTGCGCATCATCGAAGGTCCCTCACAGGTGCTCAACTACATCGGCTTCAATAACAAAGATTCCCGCTTCAAGGACGTTCGGGTGCGCCAGGCGTTCATGTACGCCATCGACCGCAACACCATCGTCCAGCAGCTCTTTGCGGGCGGAGCGGACGTGGTGCCCTGCATCTACAACAACAGCCGCTTTATTCCCGGGAACGGTCTGGTTGACTATACCTATAACCCTGCCAAGGCTCGACAGCTTTTGGCGGAGGCAGGTTGGGACCGGATCAAGGGTGAGCCCATCGAGTTCTTGTACTACTATCAGGACCAACTCTCCGCCGACGTGATGGTCACGCTCCAGCAGATGCTGGCCCAGGTGGGGATCGAGGTAAGGCCGCGCAGGGTTGACGTGCCAACCTACAACCAGATAACCAGCACGGAGAATTTCGCCCTGGTCTACGCTGGTGCGGGTAATGGTCCCGACCCTGATGCGCTCATCGTCAACTTCGATTCCGGCTCGGTGCCCCCCAAAGGCAACAACCGTATGCGCATCAGCAACCCAGAGATTGACAAGCTCTTTGTTCAGGGACAGGCCATCAGTTCAGCCAGCGCCCGGGCCAAGGTCTACCAGGAGTTGTGCCGCATCACCAACCAAACCCTACCCTGGGCCCCGCTGTGGGTCACGAAGCGCTTCGGCGCGGTGAGCCGCAACGTGGTGGGCTTCGTCTGGACTCCGGCTCCCGGTGGAGGCCGCTACTACGACGCCGCCGAGAAGTGGGATGTGCTGCCCAAGCGCTAA
- a CDS encoding ABC transporter permease encodes MGQYVVKRLLVSIPVLLIISAAIFTMLQMVPGDPLDAYIPPDLALTQEQREEIRRQLGLDKPLVVQYLYWLGNALQGNLGYRTKNQQPVWSEIKQRIGPTLSLMGLGMGLGIVLGVLFGVIAAIRRYSVLDQVLTVGAFLGISTPPFLAGLLGLYFFALKWKLFPSGGYSTPGQPVVPLDVLHHLVLPALILSLFYIAIIMRYTRSSVLEVLGQDYVRTARAKGLAEVVTTRKHVLRNALIPVVTVVGANFANLVGGAVFLESIYSWPGMGQLYLDGVESRDYPLIMGLTLVLASVILLANLLTDLLYGWIDPRIRYD; translated from the coding sequence ATGGGGCAATACGTCGTCAAGCGCCTGTTGGTGAGTATCCCGGTGCTGCTGATAATCTCGGCGGCCATCTTCACCATGCTGCAAATGGTGCCTGGCGATCCCCTGGACGCCTACATTCCCCCCGACCTTGCCCTGACCCAGGAACAGCGTGAGGAAATCCGCCGTCAGTTGGGCCTGGACAAGCCGCTGGTGGTGCAGTACCTGTATTGGTTAGGTAACGCACTTCAGGGCAACCTCGGCTACCGCACTAAGAACCAGCAACCGGTCTGGAGCGAGATCAAACAGCGCATCGGCCCGACCCTATCCCTGATGGGTCTGGGGATGGGGTTGGGCATTGTGCTAGGGGTACTGTTTGGGGTGATCGCGGCCATCCGGCGTTACTCCGTGCTGGATCAAGTGCTCACCGTGGGCGCCTTCCTGGGTATCAGCACGCCCCCCTTCCTGGCGGGGCTGTTGGGGCTTTACTTCTTCGCCCTCAAGTGGAAACTTTTCCCTTCGGGAGGATATTCCACTCCCGGTCAGCCGGTCGTGCCCTTGGATGTGCTGCACCATCTGGTCTTGCCCGCACTCATCCTCTCGCTCTTCTACATCGCCATCATCATGCGCTATACCCGCTCCTCGGTGCTCGAGGTACTGGGCCAGGACTACGTGCGCACCGCGCGGGCCAAGGGCTTGGCTGAAGTGGTCACCACCCGCAAGCACGTTCTGCGCAACGCGCTGATCCCAGTCGTGACCGTGGTTGGGGCCAACTTCGCCAACCTGGTGGGCGGTGCGGTCTTCCTGGAGAGCATCTACTCCTGGCCGGGGATGGGGCAGTTGTATCTCGACGGTGTGGAGTCGCGGGATTATCCCCTCATCATGGGCCTGACCCTGGTGCTGGCCTCGGTGATTCTGCTGGCCAACCTGCTCACCGATCTGCTGTATGGGTGGATCGACCCCCGCATCCGCTACGACTGA
- the opp4C gene encoding oligopeptide ABC transporter permease, whose protein sequence is MTAMIRKTKTRSTGSRAFKRFLRHRLAMVGVAIMAVLTLLAVFAPVIAPYKPEQIDLLNRNQPPNLRHWLGTDQTGRDVFSRTIYAGRVSLLVGVAAVAISLLIGTTLGALAGYFGGITDGLIMRFVDMVMTFPSIIVLLALAAIIGPGLDKTIFIIGLLNWPLVCRLVRAKLLSLREQDFVSAAVAMGARPSRIILRHLLPNTVDVLVVYATLGVASAILLEAGLSFLGLGVQPPTATWGNLINVARNVSILEQYPWQWMPAGAAIVLAVLAINFIGDGLRDALDPRMPS, encoded by the coding sequence ATGACCGCAATGATCCGTAAAACCAAGACCCGCTCTACTGGTTCGCGAGCCTTCAAGCGCTTCCTGCGCCACCGGCTGGCGATGGTGGGGGTGGCGATCATGGCGGTGCTGACGCTGCTGGCAGTGTTCGCCCCCGTGATCGCTCCCTATAAGCCCGAGCAGATCGACCTCCTCAACCGCAATCAACCTCCCAACCTCCGGCACTGGCTGGGTACCGATCAGACCGGGCGCGACGTCTTCAGCCGCACCATCTACGCCGGGCGGGTTTCGTTGTTGGTCGGCGTGGCCGCCGTAGCCATCTCGTTGCTCATCGGCACCACCCTGGGCGCTCTGGCCGGTTACTTTGGCGGAATCACCGACGGCCTCATCATGCGTTTTGTGGACATGGTGATGACCTTCCCCAGCATCATCGTGCTGCTGGCACTGGCGGCGATCATTGGGCCGGGGCTGGACAAGACCATCTTCATCATCGGCCTGCTCAACTGGCCCCTGGTCTGCCGGCTGGTGAGGGCCAAACTCCTGTCCCTGCGTGAACAAGACTTCGTGTCGGCAGCGGTTGCCATGGGCGCCCGCCCGAGCCGCATCATCCTGCGCCACCTGCTGCCGAACACCGTGGATGTGCTAGTGGTGTACGCCACCTTGGGGGTGGCCAGCGCGATCTTGCTGGAGGCCGGGCTTTCCTTCCTGGGTCTGGGGGTACAGCCTCCCACCGCCACCTGGGGCAACCTAATCAACGTGGCCCGCAACGTGAGCATCCTCGAGCAGTACCCCTGGCAATGGATGCCCGCCGGTGCGGCGATCGTGCTGGCGGTGCTGGCGATTAACTTTATTGGCGACGGCCTGCGCGATGCCTTGGATCCCCGCATGCCCAGTTAG
- a CDS encoding dihydrodipicolinate synthase family protein, whose protein sequence is MNHSLADLHGVVPPVVTPLTEDFQVDQESLERLVKHLLDGGVHGLFALGSTSETVFLTPQQRAEVLEVITSTVRGRVPVIAGVIDMTTALCIQHGLEAKRFGVDGLVLTAPFYTRTSQGEIMEHFRLVRRAVDLPVLAYDIPVCVHTKLAHETLATLAREGTIVGLKDSSGNDAAFRGLLLEMSHKPDFRMFTGSELTVDAALLMGAHGVVPGLGNVDPHGYRRLYDLCRAGNWSEARKEQGRLLKLFAIVNACSIPGISAGGNAMGGFKTALMLRGIIKTNVVGRPQIRYDEAGVQRVRQILEEAGFLVTA, encoded by the coding sequence GTGAATCATTCATTGGCTGATCTGCACGGGGTGGTACCGCCGGTCGTCACTCCCCTTACCGAGGATTTCCAAGTCGACCAGGAATCGCTGGAGCGATTGGTCAAGCACCTGCTCGATGGGGGAGTGCACGGGCTATTTGCCCTGGGCTCGACCAGTGAGACCGTGTTTTTGACCCCACAGCAGCGGGCTGAGGTGCTGGAGGTGATTACCAGCACGGTCAGGGGGCGGGTTCCGGTGATCGCCGGGGTCATCGACATGACCACCGCCCTTTGCATCCAGCACGGCCTCGAGGCCAAACGTTTCGGCGTAGATGGCCTGGTGCTCACCGCGCCCTTTTACACCCGCACCTCGCAAGGCGAAATCATGGAGCACTTCCGCCTGGTGCGCCGGGCCGTTGACTTGCCCGTCCTGGCCTACGACATCCCAGTATGCGTGCATACCAAACTCGCCCACGAGACGCTGGCGACGCTGGCCAGGGAGGGTACCATCGTGGGCTTGAAGGACTCCTCCGGCAACGACGCCGCTTTTCGAGGATTGTTGCTGGAAATGAGCCACAAGCCCGACTTCCGCATGTTCACCGGCTCCGAACTCACCGTGGACGCAGCCTTGCTGATGGGGGCACATGGCGTGGTGCCGGGGCTGGGCAACGTAGACCCGCACGGCTATCGCAGGCTCTATGACCTGTGCCGTGCCGGAAACTGGAGCGAGGCCCGCAAAGAACAAGGGCGGCTGCTGAAGCTCTTTGCCATCGTGAATGCCTGCAGCATCCCCGGAATCAGCGCCGGGGGCAACGCAATGGGGGGTTTCAAGACCGCTCTAATGTTGCGGGGCATCATCAAGACCAATGTGGTAGGTCGCCCGCAAATCCGCTACGACGAGGCGGGGGTTCAAAGGGTTCGACAGATTTTGGAGGAAGCGGGATTCCTGGTGACGGCATAG
- a CDS encoding Gfo/Idh/MocA family protein: MRVALIGVSHWHAPMHAQGFARAGAEVVGVSDPDPKAAEALAEQIGVRAFTDHRELLRFTRPEFAVVMGTPLQMPRYAMDVLKANLPFAVEKPLGIEARALEPILDCANQKNLFVAVAFANRYSGVWDVLKRSSKANHMHFRILNGWPERYEREGVGWVLEPHIGGGGALRNLGIHGVDAFCALAAGEAVEVVSCVLSSRMHRRKVEDFAALTLRTPSGLVGTLEAGYTFATLAAGGDYEFRVATSDTYILELADSLEVNTLGGKTMYPTVPTASRYSAFAKDVLERLKTEQTPRAGLEDLHKAMQVIDQAYRVAVWV, translated from the coding sequence ATGCGTGTTGCGCTAATTGGTGTAAGTCACTGGCACGCCCCGATGCACGCCCAGGGGTTTGCCAGGGCTGGGGCAGAGGTTGTTGGCGTGAGCGACCCCGATCCGAAGGCGGCTGAAGCCTTGGCTGAGCAGATCGGGGTGCGGGCGTTTACTGATCACCGCGAGCTGCTCCGCTTCACCCGACCCGAGTTCGCCGTCGTGATGGGAACACCCCTGCAAATGCCGCGCTATGCCATGGATGTGCTCAAGGCCAATTTGCCATTTGCCGTCGAGAAACCACTGGGAATCGAAGCAAGGGCCCTCGAGCCGATCCTGGACTGCGCGAACCAGAAGAACCTGTTCGTGGCTGTGGCTTTTGCCAACCGCTACAGCGGGGTGTGGGATGTGCTAAAGCGATCCAGCAAGGCTAACCACATGCACTTTCGCATTCTCAACGGCTGGCCCGAGCGCTACGAGCGCGAGGGGGTAGGCTGGGTGCTCGAGCCGCACATCGGTGGAGGCGGCGCCCTGAGAAACCTGGGAATTCACGGGGTGGATGCTTTTTGTGCCCTGGCAGCCGGTGAAGCCGTCGAGGTGGTGAGCTGCGTCCTGAGCTCGCGGATGCACCGGCGAAAGGTCGAGGACTTCGCCGCCCTGACCCTCCGTACCCCCTCCGGGCTGGTGGGAACCCTTGAGGCCGGCTACACCTTCGCCACCCTGGCTGCTGGGGGCGACTACGAGTTTCGAGTAGCAACCAGCGACACCTATATTTTGGAGCTGGCCGATAGTCTCGAGGTCAACACCCTGGGCGGCAAGACCATGTACCCAACAGTGCCAACCGCCTCGAGATACAGCGCTTTTGCCAAAGACGTGCTGGAGCGGCTCAAAACCGAGCAAACCCCCAGAGCAGGCCTGGAGGATTTGCACAAAGCCATGCAGGTGATTGACCAAGCCTACAGGGTGGCGGTTTGGGTTTGA
- a CDS encoding Gfo/Idh/MocA family protein, with translation MFGVGIIGAGWFGSEHAKALSSVAEARLVAVCGAKLESAQAFAQRYGGRAFSAPEELLADPEVDVVLIATPHHLHADLAIQAAQRGKHILLEKPMAPSLEECDRILAAVHQAGVKLMLGHLSHFERPFVRAKEILQSGELGEPVLGHSTFAKFWMEHNRRPWHLDRGTGGGMMLTAGIHGLDRLMWLIGSRVSSVAAQFGTHFHAQQADDTGALFLRFTSGAAGTLSSVGYAQGAPSFALEITATRGRLHVDPTRGVFVGRNQVWREVPDSLETQWPQKPLIAEWNSFIQAIQNNQEPAVGGSYARHLMQVIFSAEESSKTRREIVLEARS, from the coding sequence ATGTTTGGAGTGGGCATTATCGGAGCAGGGTGGTTCGGCAGCGAACATGCCAAAGCCCTTTCGAGTGTCGCTGAAGCCCGGCTGGTGGCGGTGTGTGGGGCGAAGCTGGAGTCGGCCCAGGCCTTCGCGCAGCGCTATGGAGGCCGGGCCTTCTCGGCGCCCGAAGAGCTGTTGGCTGACCCTGAAGTTGACGTCGTGCTCATTGCCACCCCCCACCACCTGCACGCCGATCTGGCCATCCAGGCGGCCCAGCGTGGGAAGCACATTTTGCTGGAAAAGCCCATGGCCCCTAGCCTCGAGGAGTGCGATCGAATCCTGGCTGCTGTGCACCAAGCGGGGGTCAAGCTAATGCTGGGGCATCTTTCCCACTTTGAACGCCCCTTCGTCCGGGCCAAGGAAATCCTGCAAAGCGGCGAGTTAGGCGAGCCCGTCTTGGGTCACAGCACCTTCGCCAAGTTCTGGATGGAGCACAACCGCCGCCCCTGGCACCTGGATCGCGGCACCGGAGGGGGCATGATGCTCACCGCAGGCATTCACGGCCTGGATCGGCTGATGTGGTTGATAGGCTCAAGGGTCAGCAGTGTCGCCGCTCAGTTTGGCACACACTTTCATGCCCAGCAGGCTGATGACACCGGAGCGCTGTTCTTGCGGTTTACCAGCGGAGCGGCAGGTACCCTCAGCAGCGTTGGCTACGCCCAGGGAGCCCCCAGTTTCGCACTCGAGATCACCGCGACCCGTGGGCGTTTACACGTCGACCCTACTCGAGGGGTATTCGTCGGGCGTAACCAGGTCTGGCGCGAGGTACCCGATTCGCTGGAAACCCAATGGCCCCAGAAGCCCTTGATCGCCGAATGGAACAGCTTTATCCAGGCCATCCAAAACAACCAGGAGCCGGCAGTGGGCGGAAGCTACGCCCGGCACCTGATGCAAGTGATCTTTTCCGCGGAGGAGTCCTCCAAGACTCGGCGGGAAATCGTCCTCGAGGCGCGGTCATGA
- a CDS encoding tyrosine-type recombinase/integrase: protein MEPATPLKLAEVRGKKAKANSELEALIAETAKLWRKAHLDYDQSKYVVERVRRLLELAPPPKRRRVVERLSREEVERLLEAAYRLNPRKPVYGLMLKTLFYTGCRVSEFVFLRAQDLHLDGEAPHIYVHKAKKDSVRYVPLLPALAQELRLHLAGRTRGYLFESNRHDRYSQRAIQKLIQQAAAEARIEKRVYPHLLRHSVAQILLDRGMPLEQLQRFLGHKDLKTTQVYAESSLAHVGESYRRVLGGTSG from the coding sequence ATGGAACCCGCCACCCCCCTCAAGCTGGCCGAAGTGCGCGGTAAAAAAGCGAAGGCGAACTCCGAACTCGAGGCCCTCATTGCTGAGACCGCCAAACTTTGGCGTAAGGCCCACCTGGACTATGACCAGAGCAAGTACGTGGTCGAGCGGGTGCGCCGCCTGCTGGAACTCGCCCCTCCTCCCAAGCGCCGCCGGGTGGTGGAGCGGCTCTCGCGGGAAGAGGTGGAGCGGCTCCTCGAGGCCGCCTACCGGCTCAACCCGAGGAAGCCGGTCTACGGGCTGATGCTCAAGACCCTCTTCTACACCGGCTGCCGGGTGAGCGAGTTCGTCTTTCTGCGGGCCCAGGACCTCCACCTTGACGGGGAGGCCCCCCACATCTACGTCCACAAGGCCAAGAAGGACTCGGTGCGCTACGTGCCCCTTTTACCCGCGCTGGCCCAGGAGCTGCGGCTGCACCTGGCCGGGCGGACGCGGGGTTACCTTTTCGAGTCCAACCGCCACGACCGCTACTCGCAAAGGGCCATCCAGAAACTGATCCAGCAGGCCGCCGCCGAGGCCCGCATCGAGAAGCGGGTGTATCCTCACCTACTGCGGCACTCGGTGGCGCAGATCCTCCTCGACCGGGGGATGCCCCTCGAGCAGCTACAGAGGTTCCTGGGCCACAAAGACCTCAAGACCACCCAGGTCTACGCCGAAAGCTCCCTGGCCCATGTGGGGGAGAGCTATCGGCGGGTGCTGGGTGGGACGAGTGGCTGA
- a CDS encoding DUF5131 family protein, with protein MANVGTAIEWTDATWNPTTGCNKVSPGCKHCYAERITERFSQHFPQGFRFTLHPERLREPYRWKKPRRVFVNSMSDLFHEQMPISFLLEIFQVMRETPQHTYQILTKRHTRLLELDPLIEWPENVWMGVSVENQKYAVRVDFLRQTGARVKFLSCEPLLGPLELDLRGIHWVIVGGESGPDHRPVDPTWVRSLRDQCQRAGIPFFFKQWGGRTPKSGGRLLDGRTWDEFPQTDSLTERQARLSEIGLDAIENTIRDPQSDFVL; from the coding sequence ATGGCTAACGTCGGCACCGCAATCGAGTGGACCGATGCCACCTGGAACCCTACTACCGGCTGCAACAAGGTCAGCCCAGGGTGTAAGCATTGCTATGCCGAGCGCATCACCGAGCGCTTCTCCCAGCATTTCCCCCAGGGATTTCGCTTCACCCTGCACCCTGAGCGCTTACGCGAACCCTATCGCTGGAAGAAGCCGCGCCGGGTCTTCGTGAACTCGATGAGCGATCTCTTCCACGAGCAGATGCCCATTTCCTTTCTACTGGAGATTTTCCAGGTGATGCGTGAGACCCCGCAGCACACCTACCAGATCCTCACCAAACGCCACACGCGCCTGCTGGAGCTCGACCCCCTGATCGAGTGGCCAGAGAACGTCTGGATGGGGGTCTCGGTGGAGAACCAGAAGTACGCGGTACGGGTGGATTTCCTTCGTCAGACCGGGGCCAGGGTCAAGTTTCTCTCCTGCGAGCCTTTGTTGGGGCCCCTCGAGTTAGACCTGCGCGGTATCCACTGGGTCATCGTAGGGGGGGAGAGCGGTCCCGATCACCGCCCCGTAGACCCCACCTGGGTACGCTCCCTTCGAGATCAATGCCAGCGAGCTGGAATACCCTTCTTCTTCAAGCAATGGGGCGGCAGAACGCCGAAGAGTGGGGGCAGGTTGTTGGATGGCCGCACCTGGGACGAGTTTCCTCAGACTGACTCACTCACCGAACGGCAAGCCCGGTTGAGCGAAATTGGTCTCGATGCTATTGAAAACACTATTCGCGATCCGCAGAGCGATTTTGTTCTTTGA
- a CDS encoding three-Cys-motif partner protein TcmP has protein sequence MEYPKAHPWTLKKLEFLKKYFPAFVKATQKARSRHYVDGFAGPGYNQQTDGSLVEGSPLLAIQHPEFTSFFFVEKGRRSYTELERNLRERDPSLRGVHLYRGDFNLRVDDILQQIHPKAPTLFFLDPFGLELRWSTVEKIAGREKADIFILLSSSGAVRNRGKNPHILDEFFGDTSWRDIRRKPGQSWFEAFTEAYRERMRELGLDGTELVTVARNRKNAPMHVLAFHSKNKIALRIANSVFNSIETNFAQPGLPFGE, from the coding sequence ATGGAATATCCCAAGGCCCATCCTTGGACCTTGAAGAAGCTGGAGTTTCTGAAAAAATATTTTCCCGCGTTCGTAAAGGCTACCCAGAAAGCGCGTTCTCGTCACTACGTAGATGGGTTCGCCGGGCCAGGGTATAACCAGCAAACAGATGGCAGCCTGGTCGAAGGATCGCCTCTGCTGGCCATCCAACATCCCGAGTTCACCAGCTTCTTTTTCGTGGAAAAAGGCCGCCGCTCGTACACTGAACTCGAGCGAAATCTCCGGGAGCGCGACCCTAGCCTTCGCGGTGTCCACCTCTACCGGGGCGACTTCAACCTTCGTGTGGACGATATCTTGCAGCAGATTCACCCAAAAGCACCCACGCTGTTCTTTCTGGATCCCTTTGGCCTCGAACTCAGGTGGTCTACAGTCGAAAAAATCGCCGGGCGGGAAAAGGCGGATATCTTTATCCTGCTTAGCAGTAGCGGGGCTGTCCGAAACAGGGGCAAAAACCCCCACATTTTGGATGAATTTTTTGGGGATACCTCCTGGCGAGACATAAGACGAAAGCCAGGGCAGTCCTGGTTTGAGGCCTTTACCGAGGCTTACCGCGAGCGGATGAGGGAACTAGGACTGGATGGAACCGAACTGGTGACTGTAGCCAGGAACCGCAAGAACGCGCCGATGCATGTCCTGGCCTTCCACTCAAAGAACAAAATCGCTCTGCGGATCGCGAATAGTGTTTTCAATAGCATCGAGACCAATTTCGCTCAACCGGGCTTGCCGTTCGGTGAGTGA